The genomic stretch tgcctctgtctattgtgatctctgtcaaataaataaataaataaataaatctttaaaaaaaaaaaaagaaagaagaaactttaaaataGTTGAGGAGGCAAAAACCTACTATTTGACTTCAAGACACCCAAGATtttacaacagaatattactgagccataaaaaaagaacaaaatctggcCACTTGCAACAGGGGTGAAGagaagagtattatgctaaaagaAAGGTCAgtcaagagaaagacaaattccacatgatttcactcatatgtggaatttaagacacaatacaaataagcaaagagagaggaaaaaaaagaggcaaaccacgaAACAAACTCTCaacaacagagaacaaaccaatggttaccagagggaaggaggTGAGCAGATGGGAAGAATaccaggtgatggggattaaagagggcactgggtgatgtatgaagtgctgaatcactgtattgtacacctgaaactaacgtaacactgtatgttaattacactagaatttaaattaaaaaaaaaaaaatcgaagctCCATCTGCATACAAATGAATTGTAGAAAGTTTATTTGCTGATCACTGATTGTTGAAAAACAATCCCACATCCATGATACAGACAAAATGATGGGTTATTAAATGTTGCTAACCTATCAAAAACTAACTTAACATGGTAAAAATAATCACACACACGTACTTCTCTCTCCATGTAATGTAACTTCCAATTTGAAGCACACGTTGAAATGCCCTTATGGGTTAAACGTGCACGCCCAACAGAGAACCATGTAGAtggtcaagattttattttttttatttgatggtTAACAAGGAAAGCTGTAGTAAATGGTGACTTTTCTATCCAGGCAGAATAATTAGAGACAGCTATGAAATCTGCAAAGAAAACCAGAGACCAGGACAAAGGGGCAGCGTGAGCCTGGCTCCGGCAAGCTAGGCACCCGCGCATCTCAGCAAGGGCAGGTAAGCAGCTACTGACTGCTTTCCGTACAGCCTTGAACTGACAGTTTTCCCTCTAAGAATCTTGTCAGTGGTTGCACTCCACTGCATCTAGTTAAATACACAGAATTAGCCCTTACACTAAAACCACATTTTTCATAAGAAATAGAATACATTCAGAATCACTGATTGCTTTTCCTTcgtcttttttttcttgaacgTGTAGGTGTCCGAGTctcttgtgtttcttcttttacaCTGGGTATGGGCTGTTTGAAAACTATTTCATTATCTTTATCATCAACGTTCATCTTAGCCACTTCAGATTTTCGTTTCTCCAAAAATGTTGGCGTACAAACTGGCGTGGGGCCCTGGATTCAACAAGTAAAAGGTTGTAATACAGGAATATAGAAAGGTATTAGGAATGAGTTTACCCCCACCCCAACTGCCCTGTTATTTTAGGCTTGTTTACCCCTTTTGGTGATACAGCTGCACGCAATATACTCCATTATAGGCTATTAGATAGAAAACTAGACTTGCTACATTTATAGAGAGCAGCCTCAGTTCTCCCTACTGACTCAGTCACTTTGCTGAAAGGCAAACAATGCAGTAAACTCACGATAATTTTTGCTAACTTCACTATATCTGCTAAATCACCAGTAATTATTTACCAAAACAATCACAAGGTAAAATCTGCAATTTTACTAAAGTGCCAGGAGCACAAActggttctcctttttttttttttaaactatctactgggtcgcctgggtggcttagtcagttacgCGTCTGCCTTTGCCCCCAGGGTTCTTGACTGAGTCCAacatgtggtggtggtggtggtggtggtggtggtggtggtggtggtggtggtgtgtgtgtgtgtgtgtgtgtctttgtctgtctgtgtgtgtgtgtactttccctctccctctgcccctaccacaacttgtgttctctcaaataaaatcttttttttttttttaattacttattttaaaagtaatctctacaccctatgTGGTATACTCACagtcgtgagattaagagttgcaaaatccaccgactaagccagctaggtgcccctgcttttcctctttctaaTCACTTTTAGAGCATCTCATTTCCAGAATACTGAGAACAATTTTACCTGGCTATCCACGGTCTTCTCAGGAGTGGTAGGAGTATGTGAAACCTTTGaaacctttttcttcttcttcttctttgataagaccttaaataaattttaagggaGTTCATCAACCTGCATGTTTATCAGCAATAGTAGTCCTGAATATATTTCCCCATTTATCTTTTCCTAATATCTGGCATGTAATacgacaaataaacaaaattttacctGGCTATTTGTAGATTTCTGAAGACCAGTGTTTGaagcatttcttttctcctttttatgtaaaatcttaaaCGAACATAAAAAAAGttttgaacaaatgaacaaaaaaaaaatttacatttttaacttaCCATTAGAGCCTTACATATATTACCAGTAAATTATCCTCAAATGACATAGcatttcaatttaaaaagcagaatgcaCGATCTTAAGGTCAAAACTGGAAGGGGGGCCTAACTAAGGAATGGGCACAGGCTACAGAGGTTGAAGTGGGTCCAAAACCTGGAGCTGGCCACACAGAAAGCTGAATCAGAGATGTGTACCAGAAGAATGTGAAAAGGCAGGTCCCAATCTGCCAAGTTCAGGATTAGATCATGAAGCAGGGCTTTCACACAAAGCAGCAAATGGGCTACTGAGAAGCTTTCTCGAATGCCTGTTTTCCAGCTTCATCATCCCAGCTCCCACATGGTTCCCATGGGTTGTTGGTggataaccaactgagccacccaggcactctaagCTAATTCCTTTCAAGAGCTTCCTCTTCTGTATAATGGAGATCATAGGATCTGCTCTAACTAACTTTTAGAAAGGGCCTACAGTGCAGGTGCATAATGGGAATGCAGCTGGTTaataagcatttgccttcagctcaggtcacgatcttggggtcctgaaactgagctccctgctcagcagggcatctgcttctcacCCCCTCCACCACGCaacttgtgtgcactctctctaaaataaataagtaaaatctttagtaGGGGAAAAAAGAACCTACAATGCAGTGTTTCAAAAATTTAGGCAAGGCCTAGCACATGATGAACACTGGGCTAGACACTTTATGTATAAAACCGTAAATATGTTTTATAGCTAATGAGGTACAAAGCCCACCccaagaaaaatacacaaaaaacatTTTGGGAAGCATTATTTACCAGTGAAGGAAAATCataatcaattccttttttagctAATTTCTTCCTgagtaatttttccttctttttaaatcgCTCCTCCATCTGTAGCTTTTGAAGAAGGGTCCGATTCTGATTATACCGTTTCACTGCTGGATATGATGGCTTTTTAAATGGAACATGCCACTCTCTAAAAAGTTCTTCGTGTACTTTTTCAGGTGGTATAAAATGACctacatttaaaagaaagaaagaagttttcaACCAAGTGGCAGAGAGGAGATTTTGAAGTTTTCACCAGTATCAAATCATCAAGATGATGTCTCTTGTTTACATGGAGAAgactgaaacaataaaattagGGACTAAAAGAAAGGCATTCAGCCAACAATTATTATTAAGTATCTACTTAAAAAATGCCAAGAACTGTTCCAGGAGCTAGAAACATGTAAATGAACAAGAGGAGTTGTATAAAGGAATGTCTTGCTGGTGTCAAGACACTGAGAAGCTAGC from Neovison vison isolate M4711 chromosome 3, ASM_NN_V1, whole genome shotgun sequence encodes the following:
- the NIFK gene encoding MKI67 FHA domain-interacting nucleolar phosphoprotein; the protein is MAVFAGPAKPFLSLNPQEEAKFQKEVAQARRRATQRQEKEKLTPGVIYVGHLPPALYETQIRAYFSQFGTVTKFRLSRSKRTGNSKGYAFVEFASEDVAKIVADTMNNYLFGERLLKCHFIPPEKVHEELFREWHVPFKKPSYPAVKRYNQNRTLLQKLQMEERFKKKEKLLRKKLAKKGIDYDFPSLILHKKEKRNASNTGLQKSTNSQVLSKKKKKKKVSKVSHTPTTPEKTVDSQGPTPVCTPTFLEKRKSEVAKMNVDDKDNEIVFKQPIPSVKEETQETRTPTRSRKKRRRKSNQ